The Microlunatus antarcticus DNA segment AGGCGGCCGGTGCAGTGGCCGAGCACGTTCGTCCGACGGTTGGCGATCGCGCCGACCATCCGGTGGGTCATGGTCTCGGAGTCGGAGCGCAGCTTGGAGTGGACGCTGGCGACGACGACGTCGAGGCGGGACAGCAGCGCGTCGGTCTGGTCGAGGCCGCCGTCCTCGAGGATGTCGACCTCGATCCCCTGCAGCACCCGGAAGGGCGCCATCTCCTCGTTCAGCCGCTCGGTCAGCGCCATCTGCTCCTGCAGCCGCTCCGGGCTGAGCCCCCGGGCGACGGTCAGGCGCGGCGAGTGGTCGGTGATCACGCAGTACTCGTGGCCAAGGGTCTTGGCGGTCGCCATCATCTCCTCCACCGGGCTGCCGCCGTCGGACCACGTGGAGTGCGTGTGGAGGTCGCCCTTGAGCCGGGCACGCAGCGCGGCGCCGCCCTCGACGAGCGGCTCGCGCGCGTCGCGGAGCTGCTGGAGGTAGTCGGGGACCCGGCCGGCGAGCGCCTGCGTGATCACCGTCGCCGTCTTCGGCCCGACTCCCGTCGCCTTCGCCCAGGAACCGTCCGCCTTGCGCTGCGCGCGTTCGTCGGGAGTCATGGCCGCGACGGCGTCGGCCGCGCCGCGGTAGGCCTTGACCCGGTAGGTGTCGGACCGGGAACGTTCCAGGAGGAAGCCGATCTCGCGCAGCGCGGCGACGGGGTCGAGCAGCTCGGTCGGCTCTGCGTGCTCGCTCACGTGTCCCTGCTCCTGTCCGTGCTGCCCGCGCCGTACGTGCGTACGACCCGTCCCCCTACCTTTGACCCTATGGCGGCGAGCACGAGGGGCATCACGAAGTCCCTGCTCCCCGCACCCAAGACGCGGGCCGCGATGGCCAAGCGCCTCGCCGGGGCCACGCCCGCCATGACGACCGCCACCATCGCGGAGATGGAGGAGCGGCACCCCTGGTTCCGCGCGCTCGACGCCGACTACCGGTCGTGGGTCGGGGTCGTCGCGCGGGCGGGCATCGACGGCTTCGTCACCTGGTTCTCCGACCCGGACCCCGAAGCGCCGACGACGACCGACATCTTCGGCGCCGCACCCCGGGCGCTGACCCGCAAGATCACCCTGTCGCAGACCGTCGAGCTCGTCCGGACGACCATCGACGTCGTCGAGGCGCAGATCGACGAGGTCGCGCCGCGCGGCGACCGGCCGGTGCTGCACGCGGCGATCGTCGGCTACAGCCGCGAGGTCGCCTTCGCTGCCGCCGAGATCTACGCCCGGGCGGCCGAGCTCCGCGGCGCCTGGGACGCCCGGCTCGAGGCCCTCGTCGTCGACGCCGTGCTGCGCGGCGAGACCGACGAGACGGTCCTCTCCCGGGCCTCGACCCTGGGCTGGCACTCCTCCGGCGGGGTCGTCGTCGTGGTCGGCCCGGCGCCCGAGAGCGAGTCGACCCAGGCCGTGGAGTCCGTACGCCGCTCGGCCGGCACCGCCGGGCTCGACATGCTCGGCGCGGTCCAGGGCGACCGGATGGTCGTCGTGCTCGGCGGCTCGGCCCTGAGCACGCCGGAGTTCGCGCGCCAGGTCGTGTCGCGCTTCGTCGACTGCTTCGGCGCCGGTCCCGTCGTCATCGGCCCGCCCGTCGAGCACCTGATGGACGCCGTCGGCTCGACGCGGGAGGCGTTCTCGGGCTACCGCGCCGCTCCCGCCTGGCCCGAGGCCCCGCGCCCGGTCGAGTCCTCCGACCTCCTCCCCGAACGCGCCCTCTCCGGCGACGGCCACGCCCGGCGCGCGCTGGCCCGCGACCTCTACGACCCCCTCGTCGCCGCGGGCGGAGGGCTGCTGGACACGCTGGTGACGTTCCTGGACCAGGGCCTGCAGGTCGAGGCGGCCGCGCGGGCGCTGTTCGTCCACGCGAACACCGTCCGCTACCGCCTCCGCCGCATCCACGAGGTCACCGGCTACTCCCCCACCGACCCCCGCGACGGCTACGCCCTTCGCCTGGCCCTGACCCTCGGGCGCCTGCGCCGCTGAGCGCTTGCGCCGGGGTCACCTTCCCCGGAAAGTGGTCGTTGCGGGCCTGAAAAGCGCAGCAAAGAGGCGCCGGAGCGACCACTTGCGGGAGAAGGGCGGGCGGCCTCCCCGTACGCGTCTGCTCGATCTTGTCGAGTTTGCGCGCGTTCGAAGCCGCGCAGACTCGCCCAAGGCGAGCAGCCCCGCGGACGAGCCACCCCAGACGCGTTCGCTCGCCTTCGGTGCGTTCGCTCGTGCTGCAGCACGAGCGAAGACACCAAGACCGAGCGAGAACGGGCCTTCCCCCCCTGACCGCTGGTCGAGGCGCCGTGGAGAGACCCGCCCACGTACGGGGCAGACCTAGCGGTGCGCGACACGCGGGCGGGACGAGACGAGCGCCACACCTTTGTGGGAACCCGACAATCGGATGTCCGAAGATTCGTGGTGTCCCTGCGCGACTTCCGGGCCAAGGTCACGAAAGAGTAAAGGGGTGCTGGCGATCGTCGCGCCCGGTCAGGGCGCACAAACTCCCGGGTTCCTGGACCCGTGGGTCTCCGAGTCCTCCTTCTCCGACCGGTTGAACTGGCTGAGCGCGGTGAGCGGGGTCGACCTCGAGCACTACGGCGTCCACGCCGACGCCGAGACCATCCGGGACACCGCGGTGGCGCAGCCGCTGCTGGTGGCCACCGGGCTCCTGGCGGCGCTCGAGCTGTTCCCGCACCCGGCGGACGCGTACCCCCTGATCGGCGTCGCCGCCGGTCACTCGGTCGGCGAGATCACCGCCGCCGCGGGCGTGGGCGTCTTCTCCGCCGAGTCGGCGATGGTCTTCGTCGCCGAACGCGGCCGGGCGATGGCCGCCGCCAGCGCTGCCCGCCCTACGTCGATGACGGCGGTCGTCGGCGGCCAGGCGGACGAGGTGGCTGCCGCGCTCGAGGCGCAGGGACTCACCGCCGCCAACAACAACGGCACCGGCCAGGTCGTCGCCGCGGGGACGGTCGAGCAGCTCGCCGCCCTCGCCGAGAACCCGCCGACCCGGGCCCGCCTGATCCCGCTCAGCGTCGCCGGCGCCTTCCACACGGTCCACATGAAGCCCGCGGTGGACCGGCTCTCGCGCCTCTCCCGCGCCATCTCGACACACGACCCCCGCACGCGCCTCCTGTCGAACCTCGACGGACAGGTCGTCCACGACGGCCGCGACGTCCTGCGCCGCCTCGTCGGCCAGGTGGCCTCGCCGGTGCGCTGGGACCTCTGCATGGCGGCGATGGCCGACCTCGGTGTCACGGGCCTGCTAGAGCTCCCGCCGGCCGGCACGCTGACCGGCATCGCCAAGCGCAACCTCAAGGGCGTCGAGCTCTTCGCGCTGAACACGCCGGACCAGACCGAGGGCGCGCTCGACTTCATCGCGCGTCACGGCGGCCAGCCGGCGTCGTCGACGCCGATCACCGCCAACCCGACCTGGCGCCTCGTGGTGTCGCCGGGCAAGGGCCAGTTCAGCCGTACGGAGGACATCGAGGCGGGCATGCTGCTCCCGGTGGCCAGCACGATCGGCCTGGTCAAGAACAGCCGCGACGAGGTCGCGATCAGCGCCCCGTACGGCGGCATCGTCGTGGAGTGGCTCGTCGAGGACGGCGACCCGGTGTCGCCGGGCCAGCCGCTGCTGCGCCTGCACCCGACCGTGGAGTCCGACGAGGCGACCGAGGTGACCCGATGAAGAGCATCCGCACCAGCCAGGGAGCGGAGTTCTCGAAGATCATGGGCATCGGCGGCTACCGCCCGCGCCGGGTCGTCGACAACGCCGAGATCGTCACCTACATCGACTCCTCCGACGAGTGGATCCGGACACGTTCCGGTATCACGGAACGACGCTGGGCCTCGCCCGACGAGACGGTCCAGATGATGTCCGTCGCGGCCGCCCGCAAGGCGATCGAGCGGGCCGGCCTCGAGCCCGGGCAGATCGACACGGTCATGGTCGCCACCGTCACCCACCTGCTGCAGACGCCCGCCATCGCGACCACCATCGCGACGGAGCTCGGAGCCACGGACGCCGCGGCCTTCGACATCAACGCGGCGTGCGCGGGCTTCTGCTACATGGTCGCGATGGCCGACGCGCTGATCCGCTCCGGCGCCTCGAAGCACGTCGTGATCATCGGCGTCGAGCGGCTCACCGACCTGACCGACATCCACGACCGGTCGACGGCCTTCATCTTCGCCGACGGCGCCGGGGCGGCGGTCATGGGCCCGAGCGACGTCGCGTCCATCGGCCCGGTCGTCTGGGGCTCCGACGGCGAGCAGGCCGACCTCATCACCCAGACCCAGCCCTGGGACAAGGCGATCCCCCGTCACGAGCGGGTCCGGCCCGAGGACGGCACGGCGGAGGCCGCCACCTGGCCGGTGCTGCGGATGACCGGCAACCCGGTCTTCAAGTGGGCCTCGTACGCGATGGCCAAGACCGCCGCCGAGGCGCTCGAGGCCGCGGGCGTGCCGCCGGAGGAGCTCGACGTCTTCGTCCCGCACCAGGCCAACAACCGCATCACCGACGCGATGTTCAAGGCGCTCAAGCTCCCCGGCGACGTCGTCGTCGCGCGCGACATCATCCACCACGGCAACACCTCGGCCGCCTCGATCCCCCTGGCGATCGAGACGCTGCTCGAGAGCGGCCAGGCGACGTCCGGGCAGACCGCCCTGATCATCGGCTTCGGCGCCGGGCTCGTCTACGCCGGCCAGGTGATCACGCTCCCGTAGCGTGATCATCTCCCTCATCCCGCAAGATCAGCACCACCCACACGAAGGAGTTCCCACCGCGATGCCCACCACCGAAGAGGTCCGTTCGGACCTGGCCGAGATCGTCAACGAGGTCGCTGGCGTGCCGGTCGACGACGTCCAGCTCGACAAGTCGTTCACCGACGACCTCGACGTGGACTCGCTGTCGATGGTCGAGATCATCTACGCCTGCGAGGAGAAGTTCGGCGTGTCGATCCCCGACGAGGAGTCCAAGAACCTCAAGACCGTGGGCGACGCCGTCGCCTACATCGAGCGCGCGGCGAGCTGAGCTGAATCGTGTGGGGGGCGACCCCCACACCCCCGCCTACGTTCCACTCGCTAGCGCTCGCGAAACGTGAAGCGCGGCCCGGGATCGCAGACGCGGTCCCGGGTTCCCGCCTACCTCACCACCCCGTACGACCTCTTCTCAACCAGGAGCACATCGATGTCTCGCACCCGCGTCGTCGTCACCGGCATCGGGGCCACCACCCCGCTCGGCGGGGACGCGCCCACGACCTGGGCCGCGCTGCTCGAGGGACGATCCGGCGTCCGTCGGCTCGGCGCCGACTTCCCC contains these protein-coding regions:
- a CDS encoding beta-ketoacyl-ACP synthase III; the encoded protein is MKSIRTSQGAEFSKIMGIGGYRPRRVVDNAEIVTYIDSSDEWIRTRSGITERRWASPDETVQMMSVAAARKAIERAGLEPGQIDTVMVATVTHLLQTPAIATTIATELGATDAAAFDINAACAGFCYMVAMADALIRSGASKHVVIIGVERLTDLTDIHDRSTAFIFADGAGAAVMGPSDVASIGPVVWGSDGEQADLITQTQPWDKAIPRHERVRPEDGTAEAATWPVLRMTGNPVFKWASYAMAKTAAEALEAAGVPPEELDVFVPHQANNRITDAMFKALKLPGDVVVARDIIHHGNTSAASIPLAIETLLESGQATSGQTALIIGFGAGLVYAGQVITLP
- a CDS encoding PHP domain-containing protein, with the protein product MSEHAEPTELLDPVAALREIGFLLERSRSDTYRVKAYRGAADAVAAMTPDERAQRKADGSWAKATGVGPKTATVITQALAGRVPDYLQQLRDAREPLVEGGAALRARLKGDLHTHSTWSDGGSPVEEMMATAKTLGHEYCVITDHSPRLTVARGLSPERLQEQMALTERLNEEMAPFRVLQGIEVDILEDGGLDQTDALLSRLDVVVASVHSKLRSDSETMTHRMVGAIANRRTNVLGHCTGRLIEGARGTRPESVFDAEVVFEACRTFDVAVEINSRPERRDPPTRLLQQAIDAGCLFSIDTDAHAPGQLEFLAYGCDRAEALGLDPDRIVNTWPVDKLLAWADKS
- a CDS encoding acyl carrier protein, translated to MPTTEEVRSDLAEIVNEVAGVPVDDVQLDKSFTDDLDVDSLSMVEIIYACEEKFGVSIPDEESKNLKTVGDAVAYIERAAS
- a CDS encoding acyltransferase domain-containing protein, whose protein sequence is MLAIVAPGQGAQTPGFLDPWVSESSFSDRLNWLSAVSGVDLEHYGVHADAETIRDTAVAQPLLVATGLLAALELFPHPADAYPLIGVAAGHSVGEITAAAGVGVFSAESAMVFVAERGRAMAAASAARPTSMTAVVGGQADEVAAALEAQGLTAANNNGTGQVVAAGTVEQLAALAENPPTRARLIPLSVAGAFHTVHMKPAVDRLSRLSRAISTHDPRTRLLSNLDGQVVHDGRDVLRRLVGQVASPVRWDLCMAAMADLGVTGLLELPPAGTLTGIAKRNLKGVELFALNTPDQTEGALDFIARHGGQPASSTPITANPTWRLVVSPGKGQFSRTEDIEAGMLLPVASTIGLVKNSRDEVAISAPYGGIVVEWLVEDGDPVSPGQPLLRLHPTVESDEATEVTR
- a CDS encoding PucR family transcriptional regulator — translated: MAASTRGITKSLLPAPKTRAAMAKRLAGATPAMTTATIAEMEERHPWFRALDADYRSWVGVVARAGIDGFVTWFSDPDPEAPTTTDIFGAAPRALTRKITLSQTVELVRTTIDVVEAQIDEVAPRGDRPVLHAAIVGYSREVAFAAAEIYARAAELRGAWDARLEALVVDAVLRGETDETVLSRASTLGWHSSGGVVVVVGPAPESESTQAVESVRRSAGTAGLDMLGAVQGDRMVVVLGGSALSTPEFARQVVSRFVDCFGAGPVVIGPPVEHLMDAVGSTREAFSGYRAAPAWPEAPRPVESSDLLPERALSGDGHARRALARDLYDPLVAAGGGLLDTLVTFLDQGLQVEAAARALFVHANTVRYRLRRIHEVTGYSPTDPRDGYALRLALTLGRLRR